AACTGCAGTGGGAAGAACAAGGGAGCATTTCTAAGCCAAGTGTATTTCAAGACTGTAGTTCCAAATGTTGCTTATTCTATACCACATGCTTCTTGCAGAGATGTGGTACCCTCCATGCTGGAGTCATCTTAGGTGTTCTTATAACTCGGTGTCATCACTCTGACCAGCCATTAGAGAGTATTCAGAGCATTTTACCAAATCTGTATGCTTTCCTTTTTGTTACTGcataacgaaaaaaaaaaaaagccggaaaggaaaagcaggaagtccagagaaaaggagattttttgaGTGAGGTTCCTCTCATAGAGAGTACTATGCCATAGAGGCTGAGGAGTGTCTGTGTTGCAGCTTCTGTACACACACAGGCTGTTTCGCCCCAAGCCCTCGAGGTCCTGGCTTCCCCAGCGCTGCTTGGTCTTGTGGCTTCCTTGGAGCCCTGCTGCCATGGCTCCCCAGCAGAAACTGCTCTGGAGACACCTCTAAAGGGAGGAATCATGGTATGGAGAGAACATAGGAAAGGATAGCAGTCACTGAGTGTGTTCGTTTTCTTGACCTTCTTTTGATGAGgtagaaggaaagagaaactcTTAGTGTGATGTTTTGGAAGTGCTGAGCATATCATTCAGTTCACTGCAGGCTGACATAACTCAGAAATctaaaatcaggattttttttttattgtatcttTCATTCCAATAGTATCATTAGAGGCCAAACTGTATGAAGCCCCTTAGGAATTATTTGTTGTTTTACCTGAACGTACACTGTAGGTACaaagtctgtctttaaaaaatCCCATTAGTTGGGGTGGGAGAAGGAAATAAATTACAGTTCTGACACCACTGTATTTCAGGGTGTGTGGCTGAAAGGATTAACTATACTTCTGAGATGACTGAAGCTCACACCCACAGTATTTCATCACTCTAAATAGCTCATGCTATttattgaattgaattgaattatCAAACACATTTTGTGATAGTTCTTAATGAACTAGTGACACAGTCATCTGAGTCCTACCTGAATATTTGCTGCAAGGACTTTTTAAATATTCAGACAAGTACCAGTTACCATTCAGTGGAAGAAGTTGCTTTTTTATGTGTTACTGTATTTCTTCGAATTCaaataaacagtttttctctgccCTTCCATCAGTCCCAAAACTACTTGTTTCACCCGTTCTTAAAGATAGCTATGTGCTACATAAGGGGTTGAGGTCTTAAGTAATGTACTGGAATACAAATTCCATGTGGTTAGAATGCTTTTTTGTGTATTAGCTACTATTTGGATTAAATCCTATTCATCCTCTTACATGATACTGATTTGACAAATAGTGTAAGTAGATAAGCAGATTCTTCACCTGTTTCAGTTTTTCCAAGAGGCTggatgaattttaaaattaaattcgtAGGGTTATGTAGTCTATAAAAGACTTTGTGAATTGCTTCAAAATCTGTTCACCTGTACAACAAAGATGATGTTTCATTGTGGCAGTATAACAGAATTTAGTGAATTATATCAGATCAGTGCTTGATGATGTCATCTTGTGGAAGCATCAGCCTTCTGGGTGGTGATAGGTGTGCTTGTAATGTCTTTGGTCAGTCTTTATTCTTGATTTAATTGTATGAGCCACATGGATATGACTCAAAAATATTAGAAGTTCCtttgaattattttccattttctttgtggCTTTAGTGCTCTGGGTTTTGTTATGAACAAACAGCAAGGAAAGATAAATGAATTGTTTTGTAAGGCCCAAAGAGGGAAAGTGATGATATCAAACATAAAAAAGAGCTAGTGGAGACTGTAAAGGAGTATGTGTTAAAATACAATCCTGCATCTTTGCAGTGATCTGCTCTAGTGACATACCATTCTGCACAGGGATATTTAGGAAAGCAGAATTTACAGGAAAGTGgaaatttgttgggtttttttcaatccACATCAGACCAAATCCTGCATATACTATTACTTCCCACAGTAGAAATCCAAAGAAAATCTTATCATCTTAAATACTTCAGGGAAACAGAACAATGATACCTAATTTTCTGTTGTTCCACTGCAATACTTTGCATAAATTCTGACAGGTGAGAAAAGACGGCTCTTGCAGGCTATGAAGTACACTCCTGCTTCCTGCAGTTGGAGGCATTTAGAAAACCAAACAGAGGTAGTTGgactggttttttgtttgctgttgttaATGCTCCCTATTTACAGAGAGAGACCATGAAGTCTTCCTTACTCTCCATCCCATATCCCCCAAGGGGTACTGTTAGTTCCTtggcaaagaaagggaaagtgaCTTAACAAATCTGAAACCAGTGGTTCATCTCAACCTAATGGCAATTGCTGTCTGTATCCCAGGGAGCTAGAAACTAAAACTTTGCAATGCTGAAAGATACAGGAAGCTTAACTTCAGAACCAGGAGATAGATCTGAGTGTGACTTACTCCAAACGAACGGGGTTTCAACCACACTATTGATAGTGAAGCAAAACTTTTCCACCAGTGTCTGATATTCTCCTTTTTGTTGTTCTATCATCCTTCTCAGCTTTGTCACCCTATTTCTTCCCAACACAGATAATTCGTTGCACCACATTTTTCTATCACTTTATCTGCAGTTCAGCTAGAAACATAGTAATTAAAattgcagaaggaagaaaagtttaGGAAAATTATTCAACTTCCCcaaactgccaaaaaaaaaaagcttatgttAAATCTGTGCCAGATTAATTACAGCAATGCACATCTTCTATGCAAAATAATGGAAGGCACGTGGGGTAAAATACAAAGTCCCTAGAATaatcacttcttaaaaaaatcattattttcttcctaattCTTAGAAAGTATTTATTGCTTGTCTAAATAGCTATTACTTAACTTTTCTAGCTTACAGTTCTCTGCACAACATTTTAATAGTTTGGTATTTTTTCAACACACACTTGGTGTTACTTGAAGGGCTGAAAGAGAATAACTGTTTATATAGAAAGGTTACAGCTTGGACGTGCTGCTTCGTTCTTTAATAGACCTGTTGATGGAAAATGTTCCCCAAGATTTAAATTGCATagtctttttcctttctagtatgctttcagtgaaaaaagATGTTCTTAGGTAGTGATCATCCCTGACAAACCTGCAGCACTGTAAATGTACTGGTGCTTGGTGGTGGAACATTCACAGTTTGTTGAAGCTGATTAGTCTTTGGACCATAAACCAGTAACAGCAATTTTAACAGAAGTACTTAATATCTCTTATgtgtttaaattttgaatttaataGTAGATATTAATACTGTTAAATATTAAACTCTAGCAATATTAAGTGGCCTTCATCACTTAGAATGCTAATAATTTCATTGCTTAGCTCAGCCCTGGTGGCAAGTCTATAGAACTTGTTTTAGCCAGCACTGCTAGCAATAATGGCATTTTAATAGAATTCTGAGGAACTAATTACCATCAAAGATGAATGTTTTTATAGATTGAATTTATAAGAATAGTCATATGTGGAATCAATAAAGTTTCAGAGGTTTTAATGTAGTATTTACTGTTTGAAGATTAATCATCACTGTGTACGCTGCTTTATTTGAGTATTCTATGGAATAGGTGACTCACATTTGTTGTTTTATCACAGTGCTATGGACGCAGCAGGAAAATTTAGTATTTTCTAAACTCACTGTTTCAAACAgtaactgaaaagaagaaaaatacatttgtgtcATTTTGCAAAAATACTTTTAGTTAACATTGACATTTAAAATCAACTAAGTGTCCCTCACAGGGAAGACAGATAAGAAACCGGTTTCCACCTTGggaagaaaaaattgaaatgtcATGGAAATAATTGTATAAAAATACAATAGTTCTATACTTTTAATCTGTTTCACTTTCTACCATTTTGAACATCTTTTTAATCCCACTCATCAAAGTCTTTTTGGTGCCAAAGAATTCAGCAGTTTTTTAATATTAGTGTGAAACTACTTAGCCTTAATGTGAAGCTTTACTTACCTAGAATACAAggatagcattttttaaaaaaaattacagcatctAAGGGCTAAAAAACTGTGGATTGCATTTTCTATATCTATGTGCTATGTTAGAACATCACATTGGTTTCCACTGTAAGTTATCTGTTAGTAAACAACCTCAGTTTTCAACACTTTTTAAATGCCAAATTGATCTGGATAGTTGTTTAATAATACTGTACTCTGAAATTAATGTTAATACTTCTTGGTTTACAAATATTATTTCCACTAAAATGTGGAGATCGTCACATAGGTCAAGATTAGCTTTGGGGTTTATATGATCTTGTGATGAGAGCTGCTCACAACCACTATAACAGGAATATTCTTCCAACACGCCAAATGTTTATCCTTGTACTAGTTTTCCAAGATTAGACTAACTAGTTagctactttttttcttaaaaaggaaaaaaaaaggtttagaatTTACCTTTTGCACTCCTGAGTTTGTCACCTATTGCTTATATAGTTcagctgtggtttttttattgcttgtaGGGTTCAGATACATAATTTCTTGCCTTAGTGATGGTTGTTTCCCAGTTACTTAAGCAGCTGATTGGGAGCCATTACTTGCAATTCTAAGTCAAATTTAACTGCTCTCTTGCTTGACTTCATAATCCTCAGTATATAGTTATATGCTGGACATAGCACCATGTATCTCCCAGGTCAGTTGAGTAATGTGCAGCTTAGTGTATGAAAAGGAGTTTATAAGGGAGAAAAAGAGTTGAATAAGCCTTGAGAATTTGTTTTCATCATCTGTTTTATATTGCTTCTGAAACAGTGAATCAGTATTCAGATAACTTCCTATGTGTGAAATCTTAGGCtttatttaattcatttttatttaggaAGTACCTTAAAGTGTTTTCTTGAAACTTTTAATTTTGCCTCAGTTTTATTAGccacttttctttttcagcagtAATTGTGTGTGTTGACTTactatttgattttcttttattttttttccactccttcTGACAGTCATACCCGTCCAGTTATATGGACCAAATGAAGCCAAACAAATACAGCGTCATTTATTCAACACCAAGTATGTTGCACAATAAATTCTACTCAAACCCCGAAGGACTATCAAATGGAATCCAGATGGAGCCAGTAGACCTTACGGTGAACAAACGGAGCTCACCACCTTCAACTGGAAGTTCTCCTTCCCCCCTAAAATTTCAGACTGTGCATAGGAGAACTTCACCTGGATTGActctgtcctcacccagctcacCTCTCAGTAAATTCACACCATCACCCCCAGGAGTACAGCCTATTTCCATGCCAATAACAATCCCACCTGTAATGGCCGCTGCTCTTTCACGCCATGGACTGCGAAGCCCTGGAATACTCCCGGTTATACAGCCTGTTGTGGTCCAGCCGGTTCCTTTTATGTATGCTCCCCATCTTCAGCAGCCCATCATGGTGTCCACAGTTCTTGCAGATGAGATGGAAACTCCAAGTAGCATGCAAGGTTGGTGTcatcagaggggtttttttatgctgtCTCATCCTGGGAAAATAACCATATAGCCAAGCactttcttgtgtgtttttctcattttagGAAATGGAACATAATTCCTGTCTTCTAAAATACGCAGGCATAGAATTTACTCTGTAAATATTTTACCAAACTTACCAAGGTCATATTCTGTTGTGATTTGTACCTGCATACAGCTGTTTTATCTACTGAGATTTGGACTGTTAAAAATGTTGGACTGATGAAAATTAATAGAATTGTTTTGAATCATAGTTCATCAGGAGATAGACTAAAACTGGAAGATATTGTATTTTAGCATAAATTGTTGCACTAAATATGGAACTGGGggatttcttctgttttaactgtagatttttacatatattttttatttccataaatctttgtatttttgatgtgttgctttccctctcccaccctcccttGATACAGTGCCTGTCATTGAGTCTTATGAGAAGCCTACACTGAAGAAAACAATCAAAGTAGAGCCAGGAAGTGAACCATCAAAGACTGACTTCTATCCTGAACAAATATCACCTCCAATGATGACCTCATTGTCTCCTCAGCAAGTAATGTTGCAAGAGTAAGTAGCAAACGGTAGTCCCAAAATCAGCAGAAGAATGAAGAAGAAGAATTGCAGCAGTTACCAGTTTTGAGGAGTGGGAAGGAGTGTTGCTGTGTTTTAGAACATgtgataaaatacagaaaaacatccTTCTCCCTCACTACCACTGTGAAATGtgatttcaacttttttttttcctctttagcaGTATAGGAGTTGATACGTATTTATACATCACAACCACATAGACCTGCCATTATATAATGCATTTCTAAAGCAGTTCTGGTCCCCATCCAACAATTTACTGAAAGTATGACTCCCAATAAGGCAGTGATACCTGTTCAAGTAAAACCAGCAGGAAAGATACTGTAAAGACATTTCATACTGATCTCTGTATTTACATTACCtaaaatacctttctttaaaaagagtcTTGTGACTTTCTTTTCTTGGAGGAcctctttgtcttttaaaaaattttggcTACTTAGTGGAAAGAACCCCCTCAGGCCTACAAGTTCCGTATATATCCAGTGAAATTCCATGTTTACCTGAAGCCATTGTTCcgtgggtggtttttttggcaGCTCAAGTAGTTCCTGAAGCTCGCTCTCCTCCCAGACACTTGTTTCCACTCCAGTACCAACTCATTGTGCTGGTACAACTGTTACTGGGGGCAGTGCGTGAACTGGATCAGAGATCTAATTCGGTTTAAAACAGTCCTGTTTGCAGAAGGCAGAGCAAGAGCTAGAATGAAGTGAGGTCTGGGATGGAAactttttaattggaaatattaaaaatttctcGGGAAGTACCTGAGGAGCCATAGGCACCCTTctgtttcccatttttctttggaaaattctGTCAACTTAACTAAAACCGCGGAACGGCTGAGAGCCTGGCTCATCCTTCAGCAGGCAGTGCTGTGGGCAGGCATGCAGTCTGCTGGCatggctgtggcaggagctgaAATTGGGAATTGAGCTGGGCTCACAGTACGTGACCTCAGAATCCATTTCTGCCCTTTCTTCCTGCTCACCGTTGCCCTCGGAGCAGTTGTATGAGACCTCACCTCGTAGAGTGGGGAAAAAGGGCTCCGAGCCAGACTCCCAAAATCAGTGTTTGACTCTGGGGTGAttcagaaagagagaggaagcatgAGATGGGCGgtcttctgcatttccttcagaaggcagcctcttcctcctgctcctgacTGTTTGCAGGTTAGAAGGTACACCGTGGCTCCAGGGCTAACTACATTCTGCACAGCCGCCTTGTGGGCACCCCTCCTCATTTTCAAGTCTCTAAGCAGCTTCGATGCAGCTTGTAGATTGCAGGCTCTTTGCAATTAACTAGTTGCCAGCTAGCTTTTATAAACTATatgctgtttatttaaaaataaccttatatgttttattataataaatataaaatagtaaACATCCATGTTTACGAGGTAGTTACTTATCTTCCATAATGGACCCTGCTGCACAAGGGAGCCAGGTCTGCATGTACTTGGAACTAACTTCTGCTAGGTCAGGACtattaaatgtttcagtttacTTCTGTTCATTGTTAGGCCTCTTTAACAAGAGCAAATCAGTAAGTGCTGGTCCTCTCCTACCACACCCTTCCTCCAAGGCTGAGCCTTGTCACCTGCATTAGTGATTTGCATTAATTATTTCCCAATGACTCCAGTTTCCACAGGAAACCCATCCGCTGACCAAAGAATATAAAATTTGGTATAATGTGTAGGTAGCGTTGTTACAAAAAACACTTGAATAGTCCATGTTTCTGAAGCATCTTCTCTGCTTGCCCACGCAGAGCATTATGTTTACGGAGAGCCTGTCCTCACATTGTAATGGCTTAAATTGCTTCCTAGCTGTCCTGTAGAGCTGCAGTTCTTGCTCGTTCCTAAAGCCAGCCCTTTCAAGTTCACCTCTGCTGTATCTGCAATAAGAAATTCATAAATGGTAGTTTCTAtctttttatcattaaaaaaatagacaaatcACACAAGTTACAAGA
The sequence above is drawn from the Strix aluco isolate bStrAlu1 chromosome 4, bStrAlu1.hap1, whole genome shotgun sequence genome and encodes:
- the KLF3 gene encoding Krueppel-like factor 3; this encodes MLMFDPVPIKQEAMEPVSVSYPSSYMDQMKPNKYSVIYSTPSMLHNKFYSNPEGLSNGIQMEPVDLTVNKRSSPPSTGSSPSPLKFQTVHRRTSPGLTLSSPSSPLSKFTPSPPGVQPISMPITIPPVMAAALSRHGLRSPGILPVIQPVVVQPVPFMYAPHLQQPIMVSTVLADEMETPSSMQVPVIESYEKPTLKKTIKVEPGSEPSKTDFYPEQISPPMMTSLSPQQVMLQENHPSVIVQPGKRPLPVESPDTQRKRRIHRCDYEGCNKVYTKSSHLKAHRRTHTGEKPYKCTWEGCTWKFARSDELTRHFRKHTGIKPFQCPDCDRSFSRSDHLALHRKRHMLV